The Corynebacterium qintianiae genome has a window encoding:
- a CDS encoding type 1 glutamine amidotransferase translates to MAKQLRIGLILPDVLGTYGDDGNALVLRQRARMRGMNAEVERVLLDDPVPDDCDVYTIGGGEDSAQVIAAARLAASPGLQSAAADGRPIFAVCAGMQVLGRTFNAHGTVVDGLGLIDVTTTAMEKRAIGEVSSAPTRAGITAGLTETLTGFENHMGGTVLGPEASALGTVKRGVGNVDASVEGVVQGSVIATYMHGPALARNPQLADLFLAHALDVALTDLEPLELAEIDRLRLERLR, encoded by the coding sequence GTGGCTAAGCAACTTCGCATCGGACTCATCCTGCCGGACGTGTTGGGCACCTACGGGGACGACGGCAACGCCCTCGTGCTGCGCCAGCGCGCGCGTATGCGCGGGATGAACGCCGAGGTCGAGCGCGTGCTTCTCGACGACCCCGTGCCCGACGACTGCGACGTCTACACCATCGGCGGCGGGGAGGACTCCGCACAGGTCATCGCAGCCGCGCGCCTCGCCGCCTCGCCCGGATTGCAGTCCGCAGCCGCCGACGGCCGCCCCATCTTCGCCGTCTGCGCGGGCATGCAGGTGCTCGGCCGCACGTTCAACGCCCACGGCACCGTCGTCGACGGGCTCGGGCTTATCGACGTCACCACCACCGCCATGGAGAAGCGAGCCATCGGCGAGGTGTCCTCCGCACCGACCCGCGCGGGCATCACCGCCGGGTTGACAGAGACCCTGACCGGATTCGAGAACCATATGGGCGGAACGGTCCTCGGCCCCGAGGCGTCGGCGCTGGGCACCGTGAAGCGGGGCGTCGGAAATGTGGACGCGTCCGTGGAGGGCGTGGTGCAGGGCAGCGTTATCGCCACCTATATGCACGGCCCCGCACTGGCGCGCAACCCGCAGCTCGCGGACCTGTTCCTGGCACACGCCCTCGACGTGGCCCTGACAGACCTGGAGCCGCTCGAGCTCGCCGAGATCGACCGGTTGCGACTGGAGCGGCTGCGCTAG